The following are encoded in a window of Bacillus sp. SORGH_AS_0510 genomic DNA:
- a CDS encoding sugar phosphate isomerase/epimerase — MYTLREESEKDFVGTLKKVAELGFDGVEFAGYGGLSAKEVRLLLDDLGLKAAASHVPLDDLETNLEQVIEDQKQLGSKYVVCPYLLPERRKEQDYQALILFLEQAGAKCRQEGITLCYHNHDFELENLSDGRTALESIFEDTNSANVKAELDVYWLTKAGETPVEWMNRYRNRTPLIHLKDMTTDEEQYFAELGTGGVNIESVINLGEESGVEWWIVEQDFSRRTPFESIEISLKYLKERLC, encoded by the coding sequence ATGTACACCTTACGGGAAGAATCTGAAAAGGATTTTGTTGGTACGTTAAAAAAAGTAGCTGAACTAGGTTTTGACGGGGTAGAGTTTGCCGGATACGGGGGATTATCAGCTAAAGAAGTAAGACTGCTATTAGATGATTTGGGACTGAAAGCTGCAGCGAGTCACGTGCCATTGGATGACTTAGAAACCAATTTGGAACAAGTGATAGAGGACCAAAAACAACTAGGCAGTAAATATGTTGTCTGTCCTTACCTATTGCCCGAACGTCGAAAAGAACAAGATTATCAAGCACTAATCCTTTTTTTAGAGCAAGCGGGTGCAAAATGTCGTCAAGAAGGCATTACACTTTGCTATCATAATCACGATTTTGAATTAGAAAATCTTTCAGATGGTAGAACTGCGTTAGAATCCATCTTTGAGGATACTAATTCAGCAAACGTGAAGGCAGAACTGGACGTTTATTGGCTGACCAAAGCAGGTGAAACACCAGTGGAGTGGATGAACCGTTATAGAAATCGAACTCCTCTTATCCATTTAAAAGATATGACTACAGATGAAGAACAATATTTTGCTGAACTTGGAACTGGTGGCGTTAATATTGAAAGCGTCATCAATTTAGGTGAGGAATCAGGTGTAGAGTGGTGGATTGTAGAGCAGGATTTCAGCCGCCGGACCCCATTCGAAAGTATTGAAATAAGTTTAAAATACTTAAAAGAAAGACTGTGTTAA
- a CDS encoding GNAT family N-acetyltransferase has product MSEYQIRFGRMEDEEFLWEMLYQAIFIPEGETRPTRDILKQPDIAKSMQGWGREGDTAFIAMDTDNRPIGAVWVRLFDESNKTYGYVDEKTPLLGMALLPAFRGKGIGKALLGEMLKVAKESGFGAVSLSVDPNNPALHLYQKFGFKKIGIDGTSWDMLVTF; this is encoded by the coding sequence TTGAGCGAGTATCAAATTAGATTTGGCCGCATGGAAGATGAGGAATTTCTGTGGGAAATGTTATACCAGGCGATCTTTATTCCCGAAGGTGAGACTCGGCCAACAAGAGATATTTTGAAGCAACCAGATATTGCGAAATCTATGCAAGGGTGGGGTCGTGAAGGGGATACGGCTTTCATTGCCATGGATACCGACAATCGTCCGATTGGAGCGGTGTGGGTCAGGTTGTTTGACGAATCGAACAAGACCTATGGCTATGTGGATGAAAAAACTCCCTTACTAGGAATGGCACTTCTTCCAGCGTTCAGGGGAAAAGGGATAGGGAAGGCACTTCTTGGAGAGATGTTAAAAGTAGCCAAGGAATCTGGGTTTGGCGCGGTGTCATTAAGCGTAGACCCGAACAATCCGGCTCTTCACCTCTATCAAAAGTTTGGCTTTAAAAAGATAGGCATAGATGGAACGTCTTGGGATATGTTGGTTACGTTCTAA
- a CDS encoding DUF3445 domain-containing protein — protein MITRDDLDSFPYPFKDDVYRYSNNSVPMNHPISIEITSSYREEIELKRKLLSAHPERCFQSLPHTIKGQWEILELVLENLVTYYPDKFELDKKDENWTFYNKLLQEKQSFIFGDDATLPCEPLNFIGRHVQEDLIFMMQRDGDLYLDAGQLCFPANWSLAFDLGMSFKQIHQPIPGFKDEGLDERILQFLLKLEPGNPWWRKNWSLMAGNRLDTSLETFDDWGKGRKQVTKENAGEFVHLRVEVQKLFRLPRTGGILFTIHTHLLPLEKLAAKPEWLKQFHQILLELPAYIVEYKGLSLFRNAVLEYLEEQLESR, from the coding sequence ATGATAACGAGAGATGATTTGGACTCCTTTCCGTATCCATTTAAAGACGATGTTTATCGCTATTCTAACAACTCCGTACCAATGAATCATCCCATCAGTATTGAGATTACATCCAGTTATCGGGAGGAGATCGAGCTTAAGCGGAAGCTTCTTTCAGCACACCCTGAACGATGTTTTCAATCCTTACCGCATACGATAAAAGGTCAGTGGGAAATCCTTGAATTAGTGTTGGAGAATCTAGTAACTTATTATCCTGACAAATTTGAATTAGATAAAAAAGATGAAAACTGGACGTTCTACAATAAGCTTTTACAAGAAAAGCAAAGCTTTATCTTTGGAGACGACGCCACTTTGCCATGTGAGCCGCTTAACTTTATTGGCAGGCATGTTCAAGAAGATTTGATCTTTATGATGCAGCGGGATGGAGATTTGTATCTGGATGCAGGTCAGCTATGTTTCCCGGCCAATTGGTCGTTAGCCTTCGATTTGGGGATGAGTTTCAAACAGATTCATCAACCGATTCCGGGCTTTAAAGACGAAGGCCTGGATGAACGGATTCTTCAGTTCCTTTTAAAGTTGGAACCAGGAAACCCATGGTGGCGGAAAAACTGGTCTCTAATGGCAGGAAACCGCCTGGATACTTCCCTGGAAACTTTTGATGATTGGGGAAAAGGAAGGAAACAAGTCACCAAGGAAAATGCAGGGGAGTTCGTTCATCTCCGTGTGGAGGTTCAGAAATTATTCCGGTTGCCTCGAACAGGAGGCATTCTATTTACCATCCATACCCACCTACTGCCTTTGGAAAAATTAGCAGCTAAACCTGAATGGCTCAAGCAGTTTCATCAGATCCTACTGGAATTACCTGCTTATATAGTGGAATATAAAGGGCTCTCCCTATTCAGAAATGCTGTCCTAGAGTATTTAGAGGAACAGTTGGAAAGCAGGTAA
- a CDS encoding ferredoxin reductase, translated as MVNERTIPVYVKAIEQETPQVKCFTLAPLVEKLLPAFSAGSHITTYMDGRARNYSLTNHPDTRDNYQIAIRLSETSTGGSLYWHQEVKIGDRLMISYPRNHFPLSFKAKHHVFYAAGIGVTPFISMMQELKDIGDTFELHYAAKSKELCAFYDFLQTNFPYQSHFYLFKRRRGTTTAGYYSSRA; from the coding sequence ATGGTAAATGAGAGAACCATTCCTGTCTATGTAAAAGCAATTGAACAGGAAACGCCACAAGTAAAATGCTTTACACTGGCCCCGTTAGTAGAAAAACTGCTTCCAGCTTTTAGCGCGGGATCACATATAACTACATATATGGATGGAAGAGCAAGAAATTATTCCTTAACGAATCATCCTGATACAAGGGACAATTATCAAATTGCGATCCGATTAAGTGAAACATCCACTGGAGGATCTCTTTACTGGCATCAGGAGGTGAAAATAGGGGATAGGTTAATGATCAGTTACCCTAGAAACCATTTTCCTTTAAGCTTTAAGGCAAAGCATCATGTGTTTTATGCCGCAGGAATTGGTGTGACGCCCTTTATCTCTATGATGCAGGAACTAAAAGATATAGGGGATACGTTTGAACTACACTATGCAGCAAAATCAAAAGAACTTTGTGCATTCTATGATTTTTTACAGACAAATTTCCCCTATCAATCTCATTTTTATTTGTTCAAAAGGAGAAGAGGCACAACGACTGCAGGATACTACTCTTCTAGAGCATAG
- a CDS encoding 2Fe-2S iron-sulfur cluster-binding protein, with protein sequence MTDFSEAAIRFGYPRVSIHLERFAPPRPKDASPFTAQLTSGVEIHVAKDQSLLDALHAAGITAPYSCRVGRCGTCELKVVEGVVDHYDSFLNEEQQNAQNVILTCVSRAKTKKLLIDI encoded by the coding sequence ATGACTGACTTTTCGGAAGCTGCTATTCGATTTGGTTACCCGCGTGTGAGTATCCATCTTGAACGATTTGCCCCACCCCGACCTAAGGATGCATCTCCTTTTACAGCTCAACTCACTAGTGGAGTTGAGATTCATGTAGCAAAGGACCAGTCACTCTTAGATGCTTTGCATGCAGCAGGGATTACTGCTCCTTATTCTTGTCGGGTGGGAAGATGCGGAACCTGTGAGCTTAAAGTAGTAGAGGGGGTAGTCGATCATTATGACTCTTTTTTAAATGAAGAACAGCAGAATGCCCAGAATGTGATTTTGACTTGTGTGTCGAGGGCTAAAACAAAGAAATTACTAATAGATATATAG
- a CDS encoding TetR/AcrR family transcriptional regulator, whose translation MSPRPKVALDIATILEAAGVLADQKGMQEVTLANLAKKLNIRPPSLYNHFEGLPGLRKQLAIFGIERLYAEMADAAIGMSGTEAVLAVSRAYVNFARIHPGIYEATLLAPDPEDVEVQQAGAKIVDLSVRVLKAYHLEGDRALHAVRGLRSILHGFSSLEQKGGFKLSLDLDESLIIIIQAFLFGMEKGS comes from the coding sequence ATGTCACCAAGACCAAAAGTAGCACTTGATATAGCAACGATACTAGAAGCTGCAGGGGTGCTGGCGGATCAAAAGGGAATGCAAGAGGTTACACTTGCAAACCTGGCTAAAAAGCTAAATATCCGCCCCCCTTCTTTATATAATCATTTCGAAGGCTTACCTGGACTGAGGAAGCAGTTAGCCATTTTTGGCATTGAACGGCTGTACGCTGAAATGGCTGATGCGGCTATTGGGATGTCAGGCACCGAAGCGGTACTAGCAGTTAGCCGGGCGTATGTAAATTTTGCGCGAATACACCCTGGAATTTATGAGGCGACCCTGCTTGCACCCGATCCAGAGGATGTGGAGGTGCAGCAGGCAGGAGCAAAAATTGTGGATCTTTCTGTTCGGGTATTAAAGGCGTATCATTTAGAGGGTGATCGTGCCTTGCATGCAGTAAGAGGGCTGCGCAGCATTTTACATGGTTTTTCATCCTTAGAGCAAAAAGGTGGATTTAAACTTTCATTAGACTTAGATGAAAGCCTAATAATCATTATTCAAGCCTTTCTCTTTGGAATGGAAAAAGGTTCTTAA
- a CDS encoding exonuclease domain-containing protein — translation MQSLEKFGLLVDVETTGLGPTKDEVIELALKLFSYRTDSGEIIEMIEEDSFLREPLSRTARNNYDTAYRVHGIPYELVKGKTFLDGKIKTYFHRADSVFAHNASFDRSFLYHMYPEVNELKWYCTMRGVPWKNYGFPNGKLLTLLQAHNITDYQTHRALDDITYLMDLLKKTSPKGNLYLQEVLEKGPMKKYQPAASRTKLG, via the coding sequence TTGCAGAGCCTAGAAAAATTTGGGTTGCTTGTGGACGTTGAAACGACAGGTTTAGGCCCAACCAAGGATGAGGTCATTGAGTTAGCTCTGAAGCTGTTTTCCTATCGGACAGATTCAGGGGAAATTATCGAAATGATTGAAGAGGATTCCTTCTTACGCGAACCACTTTCTCGAACGGCAAGGAATAACTACGATACAGCCTATCGGGTTCACGGAATTCCTTATGAGTTAGTAAAAGGAAAAACTTTTCTTGATGGGAAAATAAAAACCTATTTTCATCGTGCCGATTCAGTATTTGCTCACAATGCTTCTTTTGACCGAAGCTTTCTCTATCATATGTATCCAGAGGTTAATGAGTTGAAGTGGTATTGTACGATGAGAGGCGTTCCATGGAAAAATTATGGTTTTCCAAATGGCAAACTTCTCACTTTATTACAAGCACATAACATTACCGATTACCAAACACATAGGGCATTAGACGATATTACATACTTGATGGACTTACTCAAAAAAACCAGTCCAAAAGGGAATCTCTATCTTCAAGAAGTGCTTGAAAAGGGGCCGATGAAGAAATATCAGCCTGCAGCTTCACGAACTAAATTAGGATAA
- a CDS encoding helix-turn-helix domain-containing protein, which produces MGKTMIEYALEVRLSAALERMKYTTMTLEQIAEDCGFGSYPYFHRVFQKKFGIAPGVFRKQ; this is translated from the coding sequence GTGGGAAAAACGATGATTGAGTATGCGCTTGAAGTTCGTTTATCCGCAGCACTAGAGCGAATGAAATACACCACTATGACACTTGAACAGATTGCCGAGGATTGTGGATTCGGTTCATACCCCTATTTTCATAGAGTTTTTCAAAAGAAATTTGGTATCGCTCCAGGTGTTTTTAGGAAACAGTAA
- a CDS encoding MBL fold metallo-hydrolase, whose protein sequence is MRLIKNGYLYQVTFMAKVFPVNCYLVEEEEGLTLIDAALGFCAKGILQAAEKIGKPIIRIILTHAHEDHVGALDALKETLPEVPVYISIRDHRLMNGDRSLDSHEDSTPIKGGVPKNLKTRANVLLKEGDLVGSLTAIETPGHTPGSLSFLDLRTKALIAGDAFQTRGGVAVAGDVKPLFPFPAFGTWSKRTALASAKKLVSYEPTLLAVGHGEMLENPATTMEQAILHLEQKIK, encoded by the coding sequence ATGAGACTGATTAAAAATGGATATTTATATCAAGTGACGTTTATGGCAAAAGTGTTTCCGGTTAATTGCTATTTAGTGGAGGAAGAGGAGGGATTAACACTAATTGATGCGGCCCTTGGCTTTTGTGCAAAGGGGATCTTGCAGGCTGCTGAGAAAATTGGGAAACCCATTATAAGGATCATTTTGACGCATGCACATGAGGACCACGTCGGAGCATTAGATGCGCTCAAAGAAACACTACCTGAAGTGCCGGTTTATATCTCTATACGCGATCATCGATTAATGAATGGTGACCGATCACTTGATTCACATGAAGACTCTACACCGATTAAAGGTGGGGTACCGAAGAATCTGAAGACAAGAGCAAATGTATTATTGAAGGAAGGTGATTTGGTGGGGTCTTTAACTGCAATTGAGACACCAGGGCATACTCCAGGATCCTTATCCTTCCTCGACCTTCGTACTAAGGCATTAATTGCTGGGGATGCCTTCCAAACAAGAGGTGGTGTGGCAGTAGCTGGAGATGTAAAACCGTTATTTCCGTTTCCTGCATTTGGTACTTGGAGTAAAAGGACGGCGCTAGCCAGTGCAAAGAAATTAGTGAGTTACGAACCAACGCTTCTTGCAGTTGGTCATGGGGAAATGTTAGAAAACCCTGCAACAACCATGGAACAAGCGATCCTGCATTTAGAACAGAAGATTAAATAA
- a CDS encoding citrate synthase/methylcitrate synthase yields the protein MMNKGLKGIVAADTSISHINGENGHLIYRGYEIRSLTQKYSFEETAYLLWYGELPNVEALHVLKEQMKSERVIPDNIKCIIDHLPLSMDMMSVIRTAISAEGGNADYSWKPTLAQAIRLTSLVPTIIAYRKRMLDGKEFVPPRMDLDHVENYLYMLNGKRPLAAHTKALETYMILTLEHGMNASTFSARVTASTESDIVSAVTTAIGTMKGPLHGGAPSGVIDLLNEIAFMGDAESVLRDKLTRGEKLMGFGHRVYKTHDPRAISLKNKLLELDGKDEWLDLAIRVEETAVSLLAEIKPGRSLYTNVEFYAAAIMKAINMNAELFTPTFTASRMVGWTAHILEQAENNTIYRPQSNYIGVIK from the coding sequence ATGATGAACAAAGGTTTGAAAGGAATTGTTGCGGCGGATACCTCCATTAGTCATATCAATGGGGAAAATGGTCATCTCATCTATAGAGGATACGAGATTAGGAGTCTCACACAAAAGTACTCATTTGAAGAAACAGCCTACCTCCTCTGGTACGGTGAATTACCAAATGTAGAAGCACTACATGTTTTGAAAGAGCAAATGAAAAGTGAACGAGTGATTCCAGATAACATTAAATGCATCATTGACCATCTGCCATTATCCATGGATATGATGAGTGTGATTCGCACCGCCATTTCAGCAGAAGGAGGAAATGCCGACTATAGCTGGAAACCGACCCTCGCCCAGGCGATTAGACTGACCTCTCTTGTACCTACGATCATTGCTTATCGCAAACGAATGCTGGATGGCAAGGAGTTTGTTCCTCCTCGCATGGACTTAGACCATGTAGAAAATTATCTTTATATGCTCAATGGAAAACGACCATTAGCTGCGCATACGAAAGCTCTTGAAACATATATGATTTTAACCCTTGAGCACGGTATGAACGCTTCTACCTTCTCAGCTAGAGTGACAGCTTCAACAGAATCTGATATCGTTTCAGCGGTTACCACTGCCATCGGCACGATGAAAGGACCGCTTCATGGCGGTGCTCCTTCAGGGGTCATTGATTTGCTCAATGAAATTGCTTTTATGGGTGATGCTGAAAGTGTGCTTAGGGATAAGTTAACAAGAGGAGAAAAATTGATGGGGTTCGGTCATAGAGTCTATAAAACGCACGATCCTCGGGCTATTTCCTTAAAAAACAAATTACTAGAACTTGATGGTAAGGATGAATGGCTGGACCTCGCAATAAGGGTTGAAGAAACAGCAGTAAGCTTATTGGCAGAAATCAAACCAGGTCGATCCCTCTATACAAATGTGGAATTTTACGCGGCAGCGATCATGAAGGCCATTAATATGAATGCAGAACTATTCACCCCAACCTTTACAGCTAGCAGAATGGTCGGCTGGACGGCGCATATCCTAGAACAGGCTGAAAATAACACCATTTACCGCCCTCAATCCAACTATATTGGCGTAATTAAATAA
- a CDS encoding GNAT family N-acetyltransferase, with protein sequence MIQESITLGTNQDLDSINDLFEACKKDLLNKGIFQWDDQYPNKEYLEWVVNEEEMYILRVDGKVMGGMVINEWQLPEWQEVKWSEPDSKVLILHSFCVQPTAQGSGYGRRMLDFVENFAKEKGYAGIRLDAFSGNPGALRFYETKGYIKKGEIFISTKPLGHETYYCYEKLF encoded by the coding sequence ATGATTCAAGAGAGTATAACATTAGGTACAAACCAGGACTTAGATTCCATCAATGACTTGTTTGAAGCCTGTAAAAAGGATCTTCTTAATAAGGGAATTTTTCAATGGGATGACCAGTATCCTAACAAAGAATATTTAGAATGGGTTGTTAATGAGGAAGAGATGTATATCCTTCGTGTAGATGGTAAGGTGATGGGGGGTATGGTTATTAATGAATGGCAGCTTCCAGAATGGCAAGAGGTGAAGTGGAGCGAACCCGATAGCAAGGTCTTAATACTTCACTCGTTCTGTGTGCAGCCTACTGCACAAGGAAGTGGCTACGGTAGGAGAATGCTGGATTTCGTTGAGAACTTTGCTAAGGAAAAAGGATATGCAGGAATCCGCCTCGACGCTTTCTCTGGAAATCCAGGTGCACTTAGATTCTATGAAACTAAAGGGTACATAAAAAAGGGTGAAATTTTTATTTCTACAAAACCATTAGGTCATGAAACTTATTATTGTTATGAGAAGTTATTTTAG
- a CDS encoding ThuA domain-containing protein: MLNVTVWNENRHEQKNPVVRDIYPNGIHGAIAAFLEAEGFHAKTATLDEPEHGLTDEVLANTDVLVWWGHLAHGEVKDEVVQKVQQRVLDGMGLIVLHSGHFSKIFKTLMGTSCDLKWREADEKERLWVVSPSHPITEGISEYIELEKEEMYGEHFDIPQPDELIFTSWFEGGEVFRSGCTYKRGNGKVFYFRPGHETYPTYHNKEIQRVISNAVKWAKPVKRERPVYGNAKPLEMIKGGK; the protein is encoded by the coding sequence ATGTTAAACGTAACAGTATGGAATGAAAACCGACACGAACAGAAAAACCCAGTGGTTAGAGATATTTATCCGAACGGAATTCACGGTGCCATTGCCGCATTTCTTGAAGCGGAAGGCTTTCATGCGAAAACAGCGACATTAGATGAGCCAGAGCATGGCTTAACTGATGAAGTACTGGCAAATACAGATGTGTTAGTTTGGTGGGGCCATCTCGCACATGGTGAAGTGAAGGATGAGGTTGTGCAAAAAGTTCAGCAACGTGTCCTTGATGGAATGGGACTAATCGTTCTCCACTCTGGACATTTTTCAAAAATCTTTAAAACATTAATGGGAACGAGCTGTGATCTGAAATGGCGAGAAGCCGATGAAAAGGAACGTCTCTGGGTGGTAAGCCCAAGCCATCCTATCACAGAAGGAATCTCGGAATATATCGAACTTGAAAAAGAAGAAATGTACGGAGAGCATTTTGATATTCCACAGCCGGATGAATTGATTTTCACCAGTTGGTTTGAAGGTGGAGAAGTATTCCGTAGCGGCTGTACGTATAAGCGCGGAAACGGTAAGGTTTTCTACTTCCGCCCAGGACATGAAACCTATCCGACTTACCATAATAAAGAAATTCAGCGGGTCATTAGCAATGCAGTTAAATGGGCTAAGCCAGTGAAACGCGAACGTCCGGTTTATGGAAATGCCAAGCCATTAGAAATGATTAAAGGAGGAAAATAA
- a CDS encoding LysR family transcriptional regulator — protein MEFQWLTTFITAAESGNFRRAAELLYISQPSVTVHIKQLEKELGISLFQRDGKKIKLTEAGKRYLIHAKSLIEEYQKGLEDLRSFSQGYTTQLTLAISPLIADTILPYVLKSYTKQYPEVEISVKIVESTEIEQAVLKEEVDLGLSCLNSHHPDLQSELLYKDEVILVAAHDGRDSESAPPLDEEEVLNSNYLLTHNHPGYWESLCRDVKGKYPGVKMMKVSQVHITKRFIGEGLGVSFLPISTVRRELLEGRLLEVDCQSIHLPEANTYAIMKYNHSLQKEFLTFISKYRW, from the coding sequence ATGGAATTTCAATGGCTTACTACATTCATTACGGCTGCCGAGTCTGGGAATTTTAGAAGAGCAGCGGAACTGTTATATATTTCCCAGCCTTCCGTAACCGTTCATATTAAACAATTAGAAAAAGAGTTAGGAATATCGTTATTTCAGAGGGATGGAAAAAAGATTAAGCTGACCGAAGCAGGAAAGAGATATTTGATTCACGCAAAAAGTTTAATAGAGGAATACCAAAAGGGACTTGAAGACTTACGATCTTTTAGTCAGGGCTATACCACTCAGTTAACTCTTGCGATTTCTCCTTTGATAGCAGATACAATTCTGCCTTACGTATTAAAAAGCTATACCAAACAATATCCTGAAGTAGAAATCTCAGTCAAAATAGTAGAATCTACTGAAATTGAACAGGCTGTCTTAAAGGAGGAGGTTGATTTGGGGCTATCCTGCTTAAACAGTCATCATCCTGACTTGCAATCGGAGCTTTTATATAAAGATGAAGTCATATTAGTGGCTGCTCATGATGGGAGAGATTCCGAGTCAGCACCTCCGCTAGATGAAGAAGAGGTACTGAACTCGAACTACTTATTAACACACAATCATCCAGGTTATTGGGAGTCACTTTGTAGAGATGTGAAAGGAAAATACCCTGGTGTGAAGATGATGAAAGTATCACAAGTTCACATCACCAAAAGATTTATTGGGGAAGGACTAGGCGTTTCCTTTCTTCCGATTTCAACCGTTAGAAGGGAACTTTTAGAAGGCAGGTTATTAGAAGTCGACTGTCAATCTATCCACTTACCTGAGGCAAATACCTATGCCATCATGAAATATAACCATTCCCTCCAAAAAGAGTTTTTAACATTTATCTCAAAATATCGCTGGTAG